In the genome of Streptococcus oralis, one region contains:
- a CDS encoding DUF3013 family protein has translation MATYGFLDVLEEELEKNFPFDFEISWDKRNHAVEVSFLLEAQNAAGVEMVDEDGEVSSDDILFEEAVLFYNPAKSTVNEEDYLTVIPYLPKKGFSREFLAYFALFLKDTAEVGLDALMDFLEDPEAEEFVMEWNQEVFEEGKVGLEEGEFYPYPRY, from the coding sequence ATGGCAACATACGGATTTTTAGATGTTTTAGAGGAAGAGTTGGAGAAGAACTTTCCCTTTGACTTTGAGATTAGTTGGGACAAGCGCAACCATGCGGTAGAAGTGAGTTTTCTACTAGAGGCACAAAATGCTGCAGGTGTGGAGATGGTGGATGAAGACGGAGAGGTTTCGTCAGACGATATCCTATTTGAGGAAGCGGTACTCTTTTACAATCCTGCCAAGTCAACCGTCAATGAAGAAGACTATTTAACGGTCATTCCTTATCTGCCTAAAAAAGGATTTTCTCGCGAGTTTTTAGCTTATTTTGCGCTTTTCCTTAAAGATACTGCCGAGGTTGGACTAGATGCCCTTATGGACTTTTTAGAAGATCCAGAAGCAGAGGAATTCGTCATGGAATGGAACCAAGAAGTCTTTGAAGAAGGGAAAGTTGGCTTGGAAGAGGGAGAGTTTTACCCTTATCCGAGATACTAG